The Mauremys mutica isolate MM-2020 ecotype Southern chromosome 1, ASM2049712v1, whole genome shotgun sequence genome has a segment encoding these proteins:
- the LOC123362943 gene encoding olfactory receptor 52M1-like, which yields MSNSNTTDFTNPSTFILQGIPGLEAAHVWISIPFCAMFIIAILGNFAILLIVKMEPSLHGPMYYFLCMLAIADLVLSTSILPKMLAIFWFNSREIDFSACLTQMYFVHCFSVMESGIIVTMGFDRYVAICHPLRHSTILTIPVVAKMGLAVVLRSAMVILPYPILARQWPYCRTNIIPEPFCAHMAVVQLACSDTQVSSYYGLFVLLCVMGLDGIFIIVSYIQILRDIFSLPTKDTRLKTFGTCVSHLCVILTFYIPGLFSSLIYRFVQNVPQHFHALIGNMNLLVPPMLHPIIYGVRTKEIRDRLLGFITHKE from the coding sequence ATGTCAAACTCCAacacaaccgacttcaccaacccctccaccttcatcctgcagggtattcctggcctggaggcagcccacGTATGGATCTCCATTCCCTTCTGTGCCATGTTcatcatagccatcttggggaactttgCCATCCTGTTAATTGTGAAGatggagccgagcctccatgggccaatgtactatttcctctgcatgctggccattgCTGACCTGGTCCTGTCTACATCCATCCTACCCAAAATGCTGgcaatcttctggttcaattccagggagatcgatttcagtgcctgcctcacccagatgtacttcgttCACTGCTTCTCAGTGATGGAGTCCGGGATCATTGTGACCATGGGttttgatcgctatgtggccatctgccatcccctgagacattccaccatcctgacaatcCCCGTGGTGGCCAAGATgggcctggccgtggtgctgcgcaGCGCCATGGTCATACTGCCCTATCCCATCCTGGcgaggcagtggccatattgcagaaccaacatcatccccgaGCCATTCTGCGCACACATGGCTGTGGTGCAGCTGGCCTGTAGCGACACCCAGGTCAGCAGTTACTACGGCCTCTTTGTGCTATTGTGTGTAATGGGTCTGGATGGGATTTTTATCATTGtgtcctatatccagatcctcagggacatcttcagcctccccacaaaggacacccggctcaagacttttggaaCCTGCGTCTCCCACCTTTGTGTCAtcttaaccttttacatcccaggtctcttctcctccctcataTACCGTTTTGTACAGAATGTGCCCCAGCATTTCCATGCTCTTATTGGCAACATGAACCTActggtgccccccatgctgcatcccatcatctatggggtgaggaccaaggagatccgggacaggctgctcggGTTCATTACTCATaaggaatga
- the LOC123362954 gene encoding olfactory receptor 52K1-like, giving the protein MSDSNTTRFTNPSTFILLGIPGLEAVHVWISIPFCTMYIIAILGNFTILFIVKRELSLHVPMYYFLCMLAITDLVLSTSTVPKMLSIFWFNSREINFRACLTQMYFLRCSSVMESGIFVAMAVDRYVAICHPLRHFTTMTNRMVFKIGLAMVLRGAMLVLPYPFLTRRWPYCRINIIPHTYCEHMAVVKLACTDTRSSSYYGLFVAFFVPGLDVFFIAVSYILILRAIFRLPTKDARLKTFGTCVSHLCAILTFYIPVIFSSLTYRFGHNVALWFHVVIANMYLLVPPMLNPIIYGIRTKQVRKWLLRLVTYKGT; this is encoded by the coding sequence atgtcagattccaacacaaccaggtttaccaacccctccaccttcatcctactgggaattcctggcctggaggctgtccatgtctggatctccattcccttctgcaccatgtacatcatagccatcttggggaacttcaccatcctgttcatcgtgaagagGGAACTGAGCCTTCAtgtgcccatgtactatttcctctgcatgctggccatcaccgacctggtcctgtccacGTCCACTGTGCCCAAAATGTTGAGCattttctggttcaattccagggagatcaatttcagagcctgcctcacccagatgtacttcctTCGCTGCTCCTCAGTGATGGAGTCAGGGATCTTTGTTGCCATGGCAGtggatcgctatgtggccatctgccatcccctgagacatttcACCACCATGACAAACCGCATGGTGTTCAAGATTGGCCTGGCCATGGTGCTGCGTGGTGCCATGCTGGTACTGCCTTATCCCTTCCTGACAAggcggtggccatattgcagaatcaacatcatcccccacacgtactgtgagcacatggccgtggtgaagctggcctgcacCGACACCCGCAGCAGTAGTTACTATGGTCTCTTTGTGGCATTCTTTGTGCCTggtctggatgtgttttttattgcCGTTTCCTATATTctgatcctcagggccatcttcagacttcccacaaaggacgcccggctcaagacttttggaacctgtgtctcccacctctgtgccatcttaaccttttacatcccagTTATCTTCTCCTCCCTCACGTACCGTTTTGGCCACAATGTGGCCCTGTGGTTTCATGTTGTCATTGCCAACATGTACCTCCTGGTGCCtcccatgctaaaccccatcatctatgggaTAAGGACCAAACAGGTCCGGAAATGGCTGCTCCGGCTTGTTACTTATAAAGGGACCTAA